CTTTCTCACGATTTAGCTTTTCAGTCTCACTCCAGTCGGATACCTCTGGGAGAGTAGGTTTTACAATTATCTGAGATTCTGAGGTCTCACTCCCAAACATTGAAAATTGATTATCATTGGCGTTAGCCTGCATCTGTTGGGTGAACTTAAGCGCTGATTCAACGGCAGCGTATTGTTGTGCTCGATTCCCCTCTAGTGAGTCCATGGCGCCGGCGGCCACTAGACTTTCCAGTACTTTCTTGTTTACAATCCGTAAGTCGAGATGCTCGCAAAAGTCGAAGAGTGTGTTAAAGTGGTCTTGCTCATCTCTCACAGACAGGATGTTCTTAAGAGCTTTTGAACCGACATTCTTGATCGCATTCAGTCCGAAAGAGATAGTTTTTTCATCCACAGCTTTAAAGTTGATGTCTGATTCATTTACATCGGACGGGTGAATTGTGATTTTCAGTTTCTGGCATTCATTTAGAAGAGTCACCACACGAGTTGTGTTGGTCATTTCACTAGTTAGGTTTGCCGCCATGAATTCGGCGGGGTGATGCGTTTTCAGATAGGCTGTCCGGTAGGAGATACAGGCGTAAGCGGTAGAGTGACTTTTATTGAAACCGTATTGAGCAAACTTTTCAATTAGATCATAGATCTCCTTCGCCTTCTTCTTGTCCGTTCCTTGGCCAATCGCACCTTCGATGAAAGCCTCTCTTTGGTCTGTCATGAGCTTTTTTTGTTTTTTCCCCATGGCCCGGCGCATCATATCCGCCTGTGCCAATGAAAAACCTGCGATGCTGTTGGCGATCTGCATCACTTGTTCCTGGTAGACGATAATCCCGTAAGTCTCTTCAAGAATCGGTTTCAGATCGGGATGAATGTGTTTAATCTTCTTTTTACCATGTTTTCTTTTGATGAATTCATCAATGTTCTCCATGGGGCCAGGGCGGTATAGAGCGTTCATGGCAATAAGATCCTGCAGTGAGGTCGGCTTTAGCTTTTTCAGATATTCCCTCATACCGGCAGACTCAAACTGAAATACACCAACGGTCTTGCCCTGGGAAAACAGTTTAAACACAGCCTCATCGTCCAACGGCAGTTTTTCAATATCAAGTTTGATTCCTTTTGTCTTGAGAAGAGAAATTGTTTGATCGATGACTGTCAAATTCCTCAGGCCAAGGAAGTCCATTTTCAGAAGACCCAGATCTTCCAGATCCTTCATGTCGTACTGGGAGGTAATATCGCCTTGGGGCGATTTATAGAGGGGGATATAGTCGGTGAGATCGCCTGGTGCAATTACCACACCAGCCGCGTGGGTTGACACGTGTCGATTCATCCCTTCCAGTGTCCTTGAATAATTGATCAGATCTTTGTGTTGATCGTCTTTTTCAGTGTATTCCTGAAGTTCGTTACTAATCTCCAGGGCTGAGTCCAGAGAAACACCGGGACCGGCAGGGATGGATTTGGCTATTTTGTCAACTTCACCGAAGTTCATTCCCAGCACACGTCCTACATCACGAACAACCTGGCGGGCTTTCAATTTGCCGAACGTTATAATTTGAGTCACCGAATCTTCACCATATCGCTCCTTGATATAATCGATGACCTGGGGCCGCTGTTCGTAACAAAAATCGATGTCAATGTCTGGCATGGAAATCCGTTCGGGATTGAGGAATCGCTCAAAAATCAGATTGTATTTAATGGGGTCAATGGTAGTAATACCGAGACAAAAGGCCACCAGACTCCCCGCCACTGAACCCCGGCCGGGCCCCACAGGAATTTTGTTATCTTTGGCATATTTGACAAAATCCATGACGATAAGGAAATAACCGGCAAAACCCATTTTTTGGATAACGTCTAGTTCATAGTCAAGGCGAGATTTGAGTTCAGGGGTGACTGACGGATAGAGATTTTCCAGTCCTTTTTGGCAGGAAAGTGAGAGGAAATCGTCGGGTGTGGTTGCTCCAGCGTCCTCAGGTATGGGAAATGTGGGCAAGAGGTATTCCCCCAGCGGTATCTCCAGATCACATGAATCGGCAATCAATCGAGTGTTTTCCATTGCGCCAGGATAATCTTTGAAAAGTTTCCACATCTCATCTTGAGATTTACAATAGAATTCTGAAGTGGCGTATCGCTGGCGCTTAGGGTCATTCCTATCCTTGCCTGTTCCAAGGCAGAACATGATGTCGTGTGCTTCCCAGTGCTCCTGGAGAGCGTAGTGGCAGTCGTTGGTGGCAACCAGAGGGATGTCCAGTTCTTTTGCCAGTTTACTGATGGCGGTGCGGGAGATATCTTCTTCCGGGATGTTGTGATTCTGAAGTTCCAGATAAAACCGCCCGGGAAAGATTTCCGCATATTCTATAGCAGTCCGCTTGGCACCATTCAGATCGTCCTTAACAGCGCATTCCTGTATCTCTCCTTTCAAACATGCCGATAGACAAATGATCCCTTCGCTGTATTCTTTCAGGAGATGTTTGTCAACCCTGGGCCTGTAATAAAATCCTTCAAGATATCCGGCGGTGGTGAGTTTCATGAGGTTCTTGTAGCCAGTGTAGTTCTGTGCCAGCAGTACAAGATGGTTATTACCCCATCCGCCGTCTCGTTTGGGTGTTTTGTCGAACCGATCACCCTGTGCCACGTACGCTTCACAGCCGATAATAGGTTTGACGCCTGCTTTTCTTGCCGCTTTGTAAAAAGCGATGGCGGAAAACATATTACCGTGTTCTGTGACACCTACGGCATCCATGTTCAGATCAGTAACTGTATCTAAAAGTGTGGGTACTTTCTGAGCACCATCAAGAAGGCTATAGTCTGTATGGTTGTGGAGGTGTACGAATTCTGAAGCCATAGCCTCAGCCGAGATAAATAGCCAGCAGACCAAGAAAAACGGAAAGTTTCAGTATCTGCGAAGCGGTATGACAGTTGTTTGAGGAGGGAGATTTCACAAGCAAACTTATGATATATGCGAGTGGAATGCCAATTCCCAGGATTGCCGCCACAAGATATTTTTCACTGTAGATGTTCATTAAATACGGAACGGCTAAGAGGGCCATGAAAAGAGTAGTTATCACGATAGCAACCCTTGCCGATGTTTCTAAACCAAATTTCACGGGGAAGGTAGTTAGCCCAGCGGCGCGGTCCCCTTCTGCGTCAGCCATATCTTTGATGAATTCTCTTACCACTGTAAACCCAAATGCCAGCAGTGACGGCGTTATCATCCGGTTCAATTCACTGAACAGTGCTCCCACAAATAGAAATGCCAGTCCGATGATTGCTGCCACAATAATGTTACCGATTAAAACTGACCCTTTCAGCCATAAACTGTAGACCACCATGAGTGGAAGAGCAACAACTGCGGCAATGATGAAAGATTCGGTGTTCATGGTAAATGAGATTCCCGCGCCCATCAGGAAAAGTAGGATGGAGAGTATCAATGCAGTTTTTGGAGAAAGGTCACCCTTTGGCAATGGTCTGTTCGTTTGGTTTATCCTGTCAGCCTCCAGATCGTGATAATCGTTAAATGCGTTGGCTGCGGCTATGAGAGACACCACCACAAGGATCCCTTTTATGAGGAGAACGACCTGGTCCAGGGCGTCAACTAGCGCCGCAGAAACGGCGACCGCCAGCGCACCCAGTAGAAGGTTCACGGGTCTAAAGAGCCTGATTGCAGCCAGGACGCTATTCATGGCCGTTTCGCTTTCAGCACTCTCGGATCTCCGTTGTAGTCTTTTAGCAGTTCAACCTTAGCCCACCCCGCTGACTCAAACAGTTCCTTAGTGCGAAATGGGTGTTCACCACGGCCCACCTCTAAAATCATCGTGCCACCTTCCCGGAGCCAGTTTTTCCCTTCGCTGGCGAATTTTCTGTAAAAAGTTAGACCGTCAGCGTCATCCGTCAATGCCTCTCTCGGTTCAAAACACCGGACATTATCCTGAAGTGTTTTATACTCTTTCAGCGGCACGTAAGGCGGATTGCTGAGGATGATATCAAAACAAATTTCTATATGATCGTTCAGAATGTCATGATCAAAGAACTCAATCCTTAAAGCGACGCCGTTTTTTTCAGCATTCAGATGCGCCACCTTCAGAGCACTTCGATTATTGTCAGTTGCCGCAACAGAAATCTCTTTAAGTGAGCGGGCGAGACTGATGGCAACAGCGCCGGAACCCGTACCGATATCCAATATGGAAGATGCCTTACTTGTATTTGCTTCATCAATTGCAATTTCAACCAGCCGCTCTGTTTCAGGCCGCGGTATGAGGACATTTTCAGTGAGAGTGAACGGCAGGCCAAAAAATTCCGTTTCACCTGTTATGTACTGAACCGGTTCGCCGGCAGCAGAGCGCCTCAGCCAGGCTCTAAAGGTGTTTTTTTGTTGGTGGGTGAGGCGGTGGCGGTCCGCTTCCATGTGGAGTTGAGATCTGGAAAGTTTGAGGAGGGAGGAGAGGAGCCATTCTGCCCGAGCCTTCGGTGCATCAGTTCTTGTAT
This portion of the Candidatus Neomarinimicrobiota bacterium genome encodes:
- a CDS encoding DNA polymerase III subunit alpha, coding for MASEFVHLHNHTDYSLLDGAQKVPTLLDTVTDLNMDAVGVTEHGNMFSAIAFYKAARKAGVKPIIGCEAYVAQGDRFDKTPKRDGGWGNNHLVLLAQNYTGYKNLMKLTTAGYLEGFYYRPRVDKHLLKEYSEGIICLSACLKGEIQECAVKDDLNGAKRTAIEYAEIFPGRFYLELQNHNIPEEDISRTAISKLAKELDIPLVATNDCHYALQEHWEAHDIMFCLGTGKDRNDPKRQRYATSEFYCKSQDEMWKLFKDYPGAMENTRLIADSCDLEIPLGEYLLPTFPIPEDAGATTPDDFLSLSCQKGLENLYPSVTPELKSRLDYELDVIQKMGFAGYFLIVMDFVKYAKDNKIPVGPGRGSVAGSLVAFCLGITTIDPIKYNLIFERFLNPERISMPDIDIDFCYEQRPQVIDYIKERYGEDSVTQIITFGKLKARQVVRDVGRVLGMNFGEVDKIAKSIPAGPGVSLDSALEISNELQEYTEKDDQHKDLINYSRTLEGMNRHVSTHAAGVVIAPGDLTDYIPLYKSPQGDITSQYDMKDLEDLGLLKMDFLGLRNLTVIDQTISLLKTKGIKLDIEKLPLDDEAVFKLFSQGKTVGVFQFESAGMREYLKKLKPTSLQDLIAMNALYRPGPMENIDEFIKRKHGKKKIKHIHPDLKPILEETYGIIVYQEQVMQIANSIAGFSLAQADMMRRAMGKKQKKLMTDQREAFIEGAIGQGTDKKKAKEIYDLIEKFAQYGFNKSHSTAYACISYRTAYLKTHHPAEFMAANLTSEMTNTTRVVTLLNECQKLKITIHPSDVNESDINFKAVDEKTISFGLNAIKNVGSKALKNILSVRDEQDHFNTLFDFCEHLDLRIVNKKVLESLVAAGAMDSLEGNRAQQYAAVESALKFTQQMQANANDNQFSMFGSETSESQIIVKPTLPEVSDWSETEKLNREKELMGFYLTGHPLLEYADTLEKYSNFDFSDAPDDIEIEQIRVGGIIRDIRHHFDKKNQQMAFFNLECLGGSVDVLVFHKAFNNFKQLISDGGLIFVKGRSTSRLSDDTPKMIAESIESLDEVQGRNQSTVNIVVEVDKMKETDVDALYQLTKSHAGNSPVFFHLYNDEGNGKKFYAKTVKVTPDETFILKLKGLYGDQNVWVE
- the prmC gene encoding peptide chain release factor N(5)-glutamine methyltransferase — protein: MTYLAPLATVQENVTVRRVLDAGVKLLTDTRTDAPKARAEWLLSSLLKLSRSQLHMEADRHRLTHQQKNTFRAWLRRSAAGEPVQYITGETEFFGLPFTLTENVLIPRPETERLVEIAIDEANTSKASSILDIGTGSGAVAISLARSLKEISVAATDNNRSALKVAHLNAEKNGVALRIEFFDHDILNDHIEICFDIILSNPPYVPLKEYKTLQDNVRCFEPREALTDDADGLTFYRKFASEGKNWLREGGTMILEVGRGEHPFRTKELFESAGWAKVELLKDYNGDPRVLKAKRP